A single window of Candidatus Zymogenus saltonus DNA harbors:
- a CDS encoding flippase-like domain-containing protein → MTAQERDKRPLSLISKEFLINSISLLLLIFVLFIGLRFARKNWDIFVGLVDLSPAYIVSMSALILAFQLLSGVKIKVLTSIFGLDLKPREWFGLAQANSLLNYLPVRGGSALSAFYLKGFHNFPITEYLAVLTAGFAVTTAVFSTAGCFAAMLVSLTSGVFPLYTLAVYVFLIVSIFVLFLFVKLVTKRVKNSRLARFLSGWEKIREGGRRLAALVALDFTMISMDAMRIKLSYGRFGVDLNYFMGLAMVPVSNLASVVSLIPGGLVAREFVMGLISGEIGAGFEVGVFASALDRAILFFWILLLGSISLVVLRKYRGNTRGNTRGNTQKNMGKKGG, encoded by the coding sequence ATGACCGCACAAGAGAGAGACAAGAGGCCCCTATCGCTCATTTCGAAGGAGTTTTTAATAAACTCGATAAGCCTCCTCCTGTTGATTTTCGTTCTCTTTATCGGGTTGAGATTTGCCCGTAAAAACTGGGACATCTTCGTCGGTCTCGTCGATCTCTCCCCGGCATATATCGTATCGATGAGCGCTCTGATCCTCGCCTTTCAGCTCCTCTCCGGGGTCAAGATCAAGGTATTGACATCGATCTTCGGACTCGACCTTAAACCCAGGGAGTGGTTCGGGCTTGCCCAGGCCAACTCGCTTCTGAACTACCTCCCGGTTCGGGGAGGGAGCGCCCTGAGCGCCTTTTACCTGAAGGGTTTTCACAATTTTCCCATAACCGAGTACCTTGCCGTCCTGACCGCGGGTTTTGCCGTGACGACCGCCGTGTTTTCCACGGCGGGGTGCTTCGCCGCGATGCTTGTTTCCCTCACCTCCGGCGTATTCCCCCTCTACACCTTGGCCGTCTACGTCTTCCTCATCGTCTCGATATTCGTCCTCTTCTTATTCGTCAAGCTTGTCACAAAGAGGGTAAAAAACAGCCGCCTGGCCAGGTTTCTCTCCGGCTGGGAGAAGATCCGCGAGGGGGGAAGAAGGCTCGCCGCCCTTGTCGCCCTCGATTTTACCATGATCTCAATGGACGCCATGAGGATAAAGCTCTCCTACGGGCGCTTCGGCGTTGACCTGAACTACTTCATGGGTCTTGCCATGGTCCCGGTTTCCAACCTCGCAAGCGTCGTGAGCCTCATCCCGGGCGGGCTTGTGGCGAGGGAGTTCGTCATGGGCCTGATCTCCGGGGAGATAGGGGCGGGATTTGAGGTCGGCGTCTTCGCATCGGCGCTGGACAGGGCCATCCTCTTTTTCTGGATACTCCTTTTGGGCTCCATCTCCTTGGTTGTTCTCCGTAAATATCGGGGGAACACGCGGGGAAACACGCGGGGAAACACGCAGAAAAACATGGGCAAAAAAGGGGGATAA
- a CDS encoding HEAT repeat domain-containing protein yields MYPEGHPSLKKSYENAYSVLQRFLESERELDISLKKEGLFNKDFPLNKGNEVIKHLTQDMNMKSVSNLTFKNGLTLEEFNSFMNLFAMEHSQFREAGGAIKLFSENGIKLITVKEAAFDGLIKEGYAEEGAEEIGEAEEEVKVDIEMPEEIEEEEEEDKELVEEIERLIMLLVKETNPNRIKKILINIIKLAGELTAQEKIDYALKLLTAVSKEAHPRRRRPKEIQQMCVKTVRKCATEKVIKGALDNFGKKDEKLRNELGILIKVIGDETITPALELLIESEDSFIRRNLIKLIVSFGEMARPKVEILLFDNRWFVVRNMANILGEIKSEKSLNSLSRVMNHDEIRVQREVIKALTKIGGKNVTIFFLRMLENAPQQLAFILINSLGALGDAMAVEPLVNIATTRDMFYRNFEIRREAINSLARLGSKDSMDALGKILLKGEFLGGIRNEELRITAAKALGKLGGEKAIGFLFKAAKKRNSNIKRASLAALKALGVEI; encoded by the coding sequence ATGTACCCCGAGGGTCACCCATCGCTGAAGAAGTCCTACGAAAACGCATATAGTGTCCTGCAGAGGTTTCTGGAAAGCGAGCGGGAGCTGGACATCTCTTTAAAAAAGGAAGGACTGTTCAACAAGGATTTCCCCTTAAACAAGGGAAACGAGGTAATAAAGCATCTCACTCAAGATATGAACATGAAGAGTGTATCAAACCTCACCTTCAAAAACGGTTTGACGCTCGAGGAGTTCAATTCATTTATGAACCTCTTTGCAATGGAACACAGCCAGTTCAGGGAGGCCGGCGGGGCAATAAAGCTTTTCAGCGAAAATGGAATAAAGCTGATAACGGTAAAAGAGGCGGCCTTCGACGGGCTTATAAAGGAGGGGTACGCGGAAGAAGGAGCCGAGGAAATCGGCGAGGCCGAGGAAGAAGTCAAAGTCGACATCGAGATGCCCGAAGAGATCGAGGAGGAGGAAGAAGAGGACAAGGAGCTGGTTGAAGAGATAGAACGCCTGATAATGCTTCTGGTCAAAGAGACAAACCCGAACAGAATCAAAAAGATTCTTATCAACATCATAAAGCTCGCAGGCGAGCTCACCGCCCAGGAGAAGATCGATTACGCCCTGAAGCTGCTTACCGCGGTATCCAAGGAAGCTCACCCGAGGAGGAGACGCCCCAAGGAAATTCAGCAGATGTGCGTCAAAACGGTGAGAAAATGCGCAACCGAAAAAGTCATCAAGGGCGCTCTGGATAACTTCGGGAAAAAGGATGAAAAGCTCAGGAATGAGCTTGGAATACTGATTAAGGTCATAGGAGATGAGACCATTACGCCCGCCCTGGAATTATTGATCGAAAGCGAGGACTCCTTTATAAGGCGAAACCTCATCAAGCTCATAGTAAGCTTCGGAGAGATGGCGAGACCCAAGGTGGAGATACTCCTCTTCGACAACAGATGGTTCGTTGTGAGAAACATGGCCAATATATTGGGGGAGATAAAGAGCGAGAAATCCCTGAACTCCCTGTCTAGGGTAATGAATCACGACGAGATCAGGGTACAGAGGGAGGTAATCAAGGCGCTGACAAAAATCGGCGGAAAGAACGTAACTATTTTTTTCCTCCGAATGCTGGAGAACGCCCCGCAGCAGCTCGCCTTTATCCTGATCAATTCGCTGGGCGCCCTCGGTGATGCAATGGCCGTAGAACCCCTTGTAAACATTGCAACAACGAGGGACATGTTTTACAGGAACTTCGAGATCAGGAGGGAGGCGATTAATTCCCTCGCGAGGCTCGGCAGCAAGGATTCTATGGACGCCCTGGGGAAGATCCTTCTAAAGGGCGAGTTTCTCGGGGGAATCAGAAATGAAGAGTTGAGAATAACAGCGGCCAAGGCGCTGGGCAAACTCGGGGGAGAAAAGGCCATCGGATTTTTATTTAAGGCCGCCAAGAAGCGTAACAGTAACATTAAAAGGGCTTCGTTGGCCGCGCTAAAGGCGCTCGGTGTTGAAATATGA
- a CDS encoding ABC transporter ATP-binding protein codes for MSENAVELRGIYKAYKTGFMMKKVEALNGVDLVIKKGEVFGYLGPNGSGKTTTLKLIMGIIYPDRGEIEVLSKSPYDISVKEKIGFLPESPYFYDYLTAVEFLDFFARLFSIPQGVRRERIRRLLKSVGLEDRADEPLRRFSRGMLQRIGIAQALINDPELVFFDEPMSGLDPLGRAEVKEIIQGLKREGKTIVFSSHILPDVEAIADRVGIIVDGKIRDVGDLDRMLNERVSFVEITVCGLDHDLLKSIEGKAEVKRTLKDRTVLLVDGAENINEVIDYLRSLKISIESVEPIRLTLEELFLSEIKGKSK; via the coding sequence ATGAGTGAAAATGCCGTAGAGCTTAGAGGTATCTACAAGGCATACAAGACCGGCTTTATGATGAAGAAGGTCGAGGCCCTAAACGGCGTCGATCTTGTCATCAAAAAGGGGGAGGTCTTCGGCTATCTCGGGCCGAACGGCTCCGGGAAGACCACCACCCTGAAGCTCATCATGGGGATAATATATCCCGACAGGGGCGAGATAGAGGTACTTTCTAAATCCCCGTACGACATTTCGGTGAAGGAGAAGATCGGATTCCTTCCCGAGAGCCCCTATTTCTACGATTACCTGACTGCTGTGGAGTTTCTCGATTTTTTCGCGAGGCTCTTCTCGATACCGCAGGGGGTGAGGAGGGAGAGGATAAGGAGGCTCTTAAAAAGCGTGGGGCTTGAAGACAGGGCGGATGAGCCGCTGAGGCGCTTCTCCCGGGGGATGCTTCAGCGAATAGGGATCGCCCAGGCGCTGATAAACGACCCGGAGCTTGTTTTTTTTGACGAGCCGATGAGCGGCCTTGACCCCTTAGGCAGGGCCGAGGTCAAGGAGATAATCCAGGGACTGAAGAGGGAGGGAAAGACGATAGTCTTCTCGTCTCACATCCTGCCGGACGTGGAGGCGATCGCCGACAGGGTCGGGATAATCGTGGACGGGAAGATAAGGGACGTGGGTGACCTAGACCGGATGCTTAACGAGAGGGTGAGCTTTGTGGAGATAACGGTCTGCGGCCTCGATCACGATCTCCTTAAATCGATTGAGGGGAAGGCCGAGGTCAAGAGGACCCTCAAAGACCGCACGGTGCTTCTGGTTGACGGGGCCGAAAATATCAACGAGGTCATAGACTACCTCCGCTCCCTCAAGATAAGCATAGAGTCCGTGGAGCCGATAAGGTTGACCCTTGAGGAGCTCTTTTTAAGCGAGATAAAGGGAAAATCGAAATGA
- a CDS encoding sugar transferase has product MKQTRDSGDKSGGKGPKKGAGESSRLVSPLTKRKRWARKILIFFLVLMDAAFLTISWFSAYWLRYYLAFYFPKTINAFSVYLYSTPIMVTGWVVTCAFFGLYRRTSKLSVITEFNLLVKASLLGLLVSMSLSFLFKNLDFGRSVVIFMFGFSLLFLSISRVIIRFVEERMWERGIGIVRTLVVGAGESGIRAVQKLQDSREVGYRVVGFVDKDEKKWGKKVSGIPVLGGEDDIMDIVVEHDIDDVFFALPNINHHKILDIISSCTKGGVYFHIVTDIFDVISDGTVIDMLGDFPVVDLKGEGPTWGYSIIKRAMDIFISIFGIVFTTPIWLIIMALIKIDSKGPILFKQRRVGLNGREFNIMKFRTMQTEAATYARSPKSAVDDRITRIGKFLRKFSLDELPQLINVIAGDMSIVGPRPEMPFIVEKYKEWEKKRLVVKPGLTGLWQVIGRKDLPLEENIQYDFFYIKNRSLVMDLSIIMRTFPALLSRRGAY; this is encoded by the coding sequence TTGAAACAAACGAGAGATAGCGGCGATAAATCTGGCGGCAAAGGGCCGAAAAAAGGGGCAGGCGAGTCATCGAGGCTTGTTTCGCCTTTGACCAAGAGGAAGAGGTGGGCGAGAAAAATATTGATCTTTTTCCTCGTCCTTATGGACGCCGCCTTTCTGACAATCTCCTGGTTCAGCGCCTACTGGCTAAGATACTACCTGGCCTTCTACTTCCCAAAGACGATAAACGCATTTTCCGTCTATCTATATTCCACCCCCATTATGGTTACGGGCTGGGTTGTGACGTGCGCCTTTTTCGGCCTCTACAGGAGGACGAGCAAACTCTCCGTCATCACCGAGTTTAATCTCCTGGTCAAGGCCTCCCTCCTCGGGCTTCTCGTCAGCATGTCGCTTTCGTTTTTGTTTAAGAATCTTGACTTCGGAAGGTCTGTCGTCATATTTATGTTCGGCTTCAGTCTCCTCTTTTTGAGCATCTCGAGGGTCATAATCCGGTTCGTCGAGGAGAGGATGTGGGAGAGGGGGATCGGGATTGTAAGGACTTTGGTGGTGGGTGCGGGGGAGAGCGGGATCCGCGCGGTTCAGAAGCTCCAGGATTCCAGAGAGGTGGGATACAGGGTGGTGGGGTTCGTGGACAAGGACGAAAAGAAGTGGGGGAAGAAGGTCAGCGGTATCCCGGTGCTTGGGGGGGAGGACGATATTATGGATATTGTGGTGGAGCACGACATCGACGACGTCTTTTTCGCCCTCCCGAACATCAACCACCATAAGATCCTCGACATAATATCTTCGTGCACAAAGGGGGGTGTGTACTTCCACATCGTGACCGATATCTTCGACGTCATATCGGACGGCACCGTGATAGACATGCTCGGCGACTTCCCCGTGGTGGACCTCAAGGGGGAGGGGCCGACGTGGGGATACTCCATAATCAAGAGGGCGATGGATATATTCATCTCGATTTTCGGCATAGTCTTCACGACGCCCATCTGGCTTATCATAATGGCCTTGATAAAGATCGACTCGAAGGGGCCCATCCTTTTCAAGCAGAGGCGGGTCGGGCTGAACGGCAGGGAGTTCAACATCATGAAGTTCAGGACGATGCAAACGGAGGCGGCCACCTACGCCCGCTCCCCGAAGAGCGCCGTGGACGACAGGATCACCCGGATCGGGAAGTTCCTCAGGAAGTTCAGCCTAGACGAGCTCCCGCAGCTGATAAACGTCATCGCCGGGGACATGAGCATCGTCGGGCCGCGCCCGGAGATGCCGTTTATCGTCGAGAAGTACAAGGAGTGGGAGAAGAAACGCCTCGTGGTAAAACCGGGGCTCACGGGCCTGTGGCAGGTCATCGGCAGGAAAGACCTCCCCCTCGAGGAGAACATCCAGTACGACTTCTTTTACATCAAGAACAGGTCCCTCGTGATGGACCTCTCCATCATCATGAGGACGTTTCCAGCCCTCCTCTCCAGGAGGGGGGCCTATTAG
- a CDS encoding HD domain-containing protein, giving the protein MNDKVDEKKTKELFINTMKFMGGALSSLKLYPETHPSVTKTIDELYAALQKLIGDKNRIVIAVTRNIPVLDGVPVYESNVHLQSFTKLIQDKGIELIIIKSSLKRKELAPFIELVNKKPEDVETEDLNFLLEKKEVRSILIKDINFTESARETYFSAIDAIEKTLDDIRMGNKINVFENKRAVKGIVNSILIDKSVLLSLSMIKNFNDYLFSHSVNVCIIASALAEEIGFNDEEINEIGLGGLLHDIGKLKTPKTVLLKPGKLNDQEWKVMRQHPSLGFELIYGLKGIDKKIARMVYEHHMRPNVKGYPKPKENSKPIAESQIIAIADTYDACTTLRPYQNPLSPAEAMAKMKKMTKETGDFNMEYLEVFFNMMGLYPIGTAVRLDTNELALVSRYTQKRKIPIVKIFMSREGKIIDEPKEVDLNDKNIDTGKPLRSIISEVDILARNIDPTVILAK; this is encoded by the coding sequence ATGAACGATAAAGTAGACGAAAAAAAGACTAAAGAGCTTTTCATCAATACGATGAAATTCATGGGCGGGGCCCTGTCCAGCTTGAAGCTGTATCCCGAGACACACCCGTCCGTTACAAAAACCATAGACGAGCTCTACGCGGCCCTGCAAAAACTAATCGGGGATAAAAACCGTATAGTCATCGCCGTCACAAGAAATATCCCTGTCCTGGACGGCGTCCCGGTATACGAGAGCAACGTTCATCTCCAGTCCTTTACCAAGCTTATTCAAGATAAAGGGATTGAGCTGATTATTATTAAATCCTCACTGAAAAGGAAGGAGCTTGCGCCCTTCATCGAGCTTGTAAATAAGAAACCTGAAGATGTTGAAACGGAAGATCTGAATTTCCTGCTGGAGAAGAAGGAAGTCAGAAGCATCCTGATAAAAGACATAAATTTCACGGAAAGCGCCAGAGAGACCTACTTTTCAGCAATAGACGCGATCGAAAAGACGCTGGACGATATAAGGATGGGCAACAAGATCAACGTATTCGAAAACAAACGGGCGGTAAAGGGCATTGTCAACAGCATCTTGATAGACAAGAGCGTTCTCCTCTCCCTCTCCATGATAAAAAATTTCAACGACTACCTCTTCTCCCACTCCGTAAACGTCTGTATAATAGCCTCGGCCCTCGCCGAGGAGATCGGCTTCAACGACGAAGAAATCAATGAAATTGGGCTCGGAGGACTCCTGCACGATATAGGCAAACTGAAAACCCCCAAGACCGTCCTCCTGAAACCTGGAAAGCTCAACGATCAAGAATGGAAGGTGATGAGGCAGCACCCCTCATTAGGTTTCGAGCTGATTTACGGTCTGAAAGGGATAGACAAGAAGATCGCAAGGATGGTCTACGAGCATCACATGAGGCCCAACGTCAAGGGATACCCGAAGCCAAAGGAGAACTCCAAGCCGATAGCGGAGAGCCAGATAATCGCCATAGCCGATACCTACGACGCATGCACAACCTTAAGACCCTACCAGAATCCCCTCTCGCCGGCGGAAGCCATGGCGAAGATGAAAAAGATGACCAAGGAGACGGGGGATTTCAACATGGAGTACCTGGAAGTCTTTTTCAACATGATGGGCCTATATCCGATAGGAACGGCCGTCAGGCTCGACACCAACGAGCTGGCCCTCGTATCCAGATATACCCAGAAACGAAAAATACCGATAGTCAAAATCTTCATGAGCCGTGAGGGAAAAATCATCGATGAGCCGAAGGAGGTCGATCTCAACGACAAGAACATCGACACCGGAAAACCGCTCCGCTCCATAATCTCAGAGGTGGATATACTCGCCAGAAATATCGACCCTACCGTGATTCTCGCAAAGTAG
- a CDS encoding ABC transporter permease yields the protein MTSFVKKVWVITVNTFREAVRDRILYSIVFFALLILALSTVMDIITIGQKSKIIKDVGLASISIFGTLIAIFVGIGLVYKELDKRTIYTIVAKPVTRFQFLLGKYFGLVLTIFVEVLAMGLIFVLIAFLATGSLDIRLFVAIGLTFLELMVVCGVAIFFSSFSTPILSGMFTLGVYVIGHTTRDLYEFSANFRGTFLEVFFKTLYYVFPNLDNFNVRPQVVHGLPIGPEYFLFSISYGVLYIAVLLILSSIIFTKRDFK from the coding sequence ATGACATCCTTTGTAAAAAAAGTGTGGGTCATAACCGTAAACACCTTCAGGGAGGCGGTACGCGACAGGATCCTTTACAGCATCGTGTTCTTTGCGCTTCTGATCCTCGCCCTGTCCACCGTGATGGATATTATCACGATCGGACAGAAGTCGAAGATAATAAAGGACGTGGGTCTGGCGTCGATCTCGATATTCGGGACGCTGATCGCCATATTCGTCGGCATCGGCCTGGTCTACAAGGAGCTGGACAAGAGGACCATATACACCATCGTCGCAAAGCCGGTCACCCGCTTCCAGTTCCTCCTCGGGAAATATTTCGGCCTCGTCCTGACAATCTTTGTGGAAGTGCTGGCGATGGGATTGATATTCGTCCTGATCGCCTTCCTTGCAACGGGGAGCCTCGACATAAGACTCTTCGTCGCCATCGGCCTGACCTTTTTGGAGCTGATGGTGGTCTGCGGAGTCGCGATTTTTTTCTCGTCTTTTTCCACGCCGATATTGAGCGGGATGTTCACCCTGGGGGTCTACGTCATAGGTCACACGACGAGGGACCTGTACGAGTTCAGCGCGAACTTCAGGGGTACTTTCTTGGAGGTGTTCTTCAAGACCCTCTACTACGTCTTCCCGAATCTGGATAACTTCAACGTAAGGCCTCAGGTGGTTCACGGATTGCCCATAGGGCCTGAATATTTTCTCTTTTCAATATCTTACGGTGTCCTCTATATCGCCGTTCTGCTTATATTATCTTCGATAATCTTTACCAAGAGGGATTTTAAGTAA
- a CDS encoding prepilin peptidase — translation MIPACFYITCAFILGLMIGSFLNVCIYRMPRERSIVTPPSSCPSCGNRIAFYDNIPVLSFIILRGRCRNCNAVISWRYPAVEIMSGVLAALLMYKLGLTLEFLFSYVFCASLIVVSLIDLDYQIIPNEISLPGIVVFFAYSFFSSRLPWKASLLGIVFGGGILALIAVFYYLLTRTEGMGMGDVKLLAMIGAFLGIEGVIFTLVVGSILGSIFGIVLTLRDKGDRKTKVPFGPFLSIGAVAAVFFGGILFDLYFGMM, via the coding sequence ATGATTCCTGCCTGTTTCTATATCACTTGTGCATTTATCCTCGGCCTTATGATAGGAAGCTTCCTCAACGTATGTATCTACAGGATGCCGAGGGAGCGGTCGATCGTAACGCCCCCCTCCTCCTGTCCGTCGTGCGGGAATAGGATCGCCTTCTACGACAATATACCCGTTCTGAGCTTTATTATCTTGAGAGGGAGATGCAGAAACTGCAATGCTGTGATCTCATGGCGCTATCCCGCGGTCGAGATTATGAGCGGCGTCCTGGCGGCCCTGTTGATGTACAAGCTGGGGTTGACTTTGGAGTTTCTGTTCAGCTATGTTTTTTGCGCCTCCCTTATCGTCGTTTCCCTTATCGATCTCGACTATCAGATAATTCCGAACGAGATATCCCTTCCCGGGATCGTGGTATTTTTCGCCTATTCCTTTTTCAGTTCCCGCCTCCCCTGGAAGGCCTCTCTCTTGGGGATCGTCTTCGGCGGGGGGATTTTGGCCCTGATCGCCGTTTTTTACTACCTCTTGACGAGGACCGAGGGAATGGGGATGGGGGACGTCAAGCTCCTGGCGATGATAGGGGCCTTTCTGGGGATTGAGGGGGTTATCTTTACACTCGTTGTGGGGAGCATCCTGGGATCGATCTTCGGTATTGTCCTGACCCTTAGAGACAAGGGGGACAGAAAGACGAAGGTTCCATTCGGCCCGTTTCTGTCCATTGGAGCGGTGGCGGCCGTATTTTTCGGGGGGATCCTCTTCGATCTATATTTCGGCATGATGTGA
- a CDS encoding P1 family peptidase, translated as MIYSDAITDVPGVKVGHAQDFDAMTGVTAILTESGAVGGIDIRGTAAGTRQVDSLSPLHVAGVVHAVTLAGGSAFGLSASGGVMRYLEEKGIGIDVFYVKIPIVPSAIIFDLGIGNPRVRPDEEMGYRAAVNAKGGPVDQGSVGAGTGASVGKLNTTAFAMKGGVGTASESFRPKGGSDNIVVGALVVVNAFGDVLDRKTGEILAGARDPENPKRLINTSKRLREGEDRKMPPGQNTTLAVLATNAAIDKQGAIKMAQMAQTSLGKVISPFHSTFDGDVAITLSLRGGQGVGINTLGMLAETALLKAVERAIVTADGRGIIPSYSDLNGEK; from the coding sequence ATGATTTATTCGGATGCAATAACAGATGTGCCGGGAGTCAAGGTAGGGCACGCTCAGGACTTCGATGCGATGACCGGGGTAACGGCTATTTTGACGGAGTCGGGGGCCGTGGGAGGGATAGATATCCGCGGCACCGCGGCTGGAACGAGGCAGGTGGATTCCCTCTCACCGCTTCACGTGGCGGGGGTGGTTCACGCCGTTACGCTGGCGGGCGGGAGCGCCTTCGGACTTTCCGCCTCCGGCGGAGTGATGAGATACCTCGAAGAGAAGGGGATCGGAATCGACGTCTTCTACGTAAAAATACCTATCGTCCCTTCGGCCATAATCTTCGACCTCGGGATCGGCAACCCCAGGGTGCGCCCCGACGAGGAGATGGGATACAGGGCTGCTGTGAACGCAAAGGGAGGTCCCGTCGACCAGGGGAGCGTCGGGGCAGGGACGGGAGCCTCGGTGGGAAAGCTCAACACCACCGCCTTCGCCATGAAGGGCGGTGTGGGCACTGCAAGCGAGTCGTTCCGCCCGAAGGGGGGTTCAGATAATATCGTGGTCGGGGCGCTCGTTGTCGTAAACGCTTTCGGCGATGTCCTCGACCGAAAAACCGGCGAAATACTGGCAGGGGCGAGAGACCCGGAAAATCCCAAACGCCTTATCAATACCTCGAAGAGGCTCAGGGAGGGCGAGGACAGAAAGATGCCGCCGGGTCAGAATACGACCCTTGCCGTCCTCGCCACAAACGCGGCCATCGATAAACAGGGCGCTATCAAGATGGCCCAGATGGCGCAGACCTCTCTCGGAAAGGTCATCTCACCGTTTCACTCCACCTTCGACGGAGACGTCGCCATCACCCTCTCCCTTAGGGGAGGGCAAGGCGTGGGGATTAATACGCTGGGGATGCTGGCGGAGACAGCCCTGTTGAAGGCGGTCGAAAGGGCTATTGTTACCGCCGACGGCAGAGGAATTATACCTTCATATTCAGATTTGAACGGGGAAAAATGA
- a CDS encoding HEAT repeat domain-containing protein codes for MIEERRKALAKALKDEDKGVKSNASDALLKLEGLMELPDIVAKFKSAIKTDKLRYIYSLSRMKNEKALVPLIYSLQHDEDDLKIAAIRAMGEIESRKAIPALLNVLKVNNVLAKIQAVESLGRIGDPGIAKILMKILPSGDKELDESIIMVLGKLKQNEVEGLLISLLQDEEPRIRRAACWALGELDI; via the coding sequence ATGATTGAGGAAAGAAGAAAAGCGTTGGCAAAGGCGTTGAAGGATGAAGACAAGGGTGTAAAGAGTAACGCTTCGGACGCCCTCCTGAAACTCGAGGGTTTGATGGAGCTTCCCGATATTGTCGCAAAATTTAAATCCGCAATAAAAACGGACAAGCTTCGCTATATTTATTCCCTTTCAAGGATGAAGAACGAAAAGGCCCTGGTGCCCCTTATATACTCCCTCCAGCACGACGAGGATGACCTGAAGATAGCGGCTATCAGGGCCATGGGCGAGATCGAGAGCAGGAAGGCCATTCCGGCCCTCTTGAACGTCCTCAAGGTAAACAACGTTCTCGCCAAGATTCAAGCGGTTGAGTCCTTGGGCAGGATCGGTGATCCGGGGATCGCAAAGATATTGATGAAAATCCTCCCCTCGGGGGACAAGGAGTTAGACGAGTCTATTATAATGGTGCTGGGCAAGCTGAAACAAAATGAGGTGGAAGGGCTTCTGATCTCCCTCCTCCAGGACGAAGAACCGAGAATAAGAAGGGCCGCGTGCTGGGCGCTGGGGGAGCTCGATATTTAA